One genomic window of Elaeis guineensis isolate ETL-2024a chromosome 2, EG11, whole genome shotgun sequence includes the following:
- the LOC140855214 gene encoding uncharacterized protein produces MRRRGRYAGVQFQFSQTEAGTSSSAQQPEASSATQHSEPCPSSSAQHDPPVHQPDDEIHVQDGSGRVRPRRRPTVVRDVWQMREGERIVVECNQLGQPIKKAACLLTSFLGTVARRPQLCPLGYAKWNDMLPTYKVELLRVIESKFVLPPSTHDFVMKSLNRKWKEYRAQLKKDYMRQGMTEEEVARNCPPDVPPHQWMELVHYWFSERAQTYSAIGRAARAAQSVPHTSGSKSYARLRQEFEDEHGREPGQVEFYRMTHTHQDGTFVRDESRDLYERATSLIAERDDESAASTQQSRIEAEVFTELMGPERYGRVRGYGVGVTPTQLSEVSRYTQHAAADAQDSRVRRLEAEIQEIRQSRAAEMEEMRQSHAEMQAMRGQIDRLTSLLEMYGSSQIL; encoded by the exons atgcgtcgcaggggacgatatgctggtgtgcagttccagttttcacagacagaggccggtacgtcttcttcagcacagcagcctgaggccagttcagctacacagcattctgagccctgtccttcatcatcagcacagcacgatcctcctgttcatcagccagatgatgagatacacgtgcagg acggatccgggagagtacgccccagacgcagacccacagtagtacgagatgtgtggcagatgcgtgagggcgagagaattgttgtggagtgcaatcagctaggtcagccaattaagaaagctgcctgcttattgacttcatttttggggactgttgctcggaggcctcagctatgtccgttgggctatgcaaaatggaatgacatgcttccaacgtacaaagttgagctcctccgagttatagag agtaagtttgttctccctccatccactcatgattttgtaatgaagtctctcaaccgcaaatggaaagaatatagagcacaattgaagaaggactatatgagacagggtatgacagaggaggaggttgctaggaattgtcctcctgatgtaccccctcatcagtggatggagttggttcattattggttctccgagagggcacag acttattctgctattggtagagctgcacgagcagctcagtctgttcctcatacatcggggtcgaagagttatgcacgactccgacaggagttt gaggatgagcatgggagggaacccggacaagtggagttttaccggatgactcatactcatcaggatggtacttttgttcgagatgagtcgagagatttatat gagagggctacatctctcattgcggagcgtgacgacgagtccgcagcatctacgcagcagagccgtatcgaggccgaggtgttcacagagttgatgggaccagagcgctacggccgagtaaggggttatggagtaggagtcacccccactcagttatctgaggttagtagatatacgcagcatgctgcagcagatgctcaggattcacgcgttcgcagactcgaggcggagatacaggagattagacagagtcgtgccgctgagatggaggagatgcgacagagccatgccgagatgcaggccatgaggggacagattgatcgccttacatctttattagaaatgtatggttcatctcag ATTCTCTag
- the LOC105060338 gene encoding phytosulfokines, which yields MSKSITLVFIAFLLFVSLTEAARPEPVDAKPNSLETEIFEKVEVCEGLGEEECLTRRTLMAHTDYIYTQKGKGKGKENGN from the exons ATGTCCAAGAGCATCACCCTTGTGTTCATAGCCTTCCTCCTCTTTGTGTCCCTCACTGAAGCAGCCAGGCCTGAACCAGTGGATGCCAAGCCAAACTCCCTTGAG ACTGAGATATTTGAGAAAGTAGAAGTATGTGAGGGGCTTGGCGAGGAGGAATGCTTGACCAGAAGGACTCTGATGGCCCACACTGACTACATCTACACCCAGAAGGGGAAGGGGAAGGGGAAGGAGAACGGAAACTAG